In Thermococcus sp. JdF3, the genomic window GGCACAACCGAGCTCTTTAATAAGGTCGTTAAGGAACGGAAAGGAACCCCTGAAGAGCGGAAGCGCCTCTGGGGGCTCTGGGAATCGATTGCTAAGACCATGCTTTACCTGCCAAAAGAAGAGTTCAAAATCGAGCGCGTCAAGGTTCCGCCAATCGAGCAGGCGCCGATAGTTGAGAGCGTCCGCTGCTCCCGCTGTGGCGAGCTGGTCATGTCCACGAGGATCGTTTACATCAACGAGGAGCCTCTCTGCATGAGATGCGCTAATGAGAAGTATCACGCCATCATCGGCAGAGGCATAGTCGATGTCAACAGCTTTAGGGGGTGCTGAAATGAGGAAGGCTCTGGCTCTACTTCTCGTTCTGCTGGTTGTCTCTGTAAGCGGGTGCATAGGCACGACGGAAAATCCAACCAATACTGCAACCACAGAGGCCAGTTCGGCTTACGTAACTGTGACGGATCTGCTCGGAAGAACCGTTGAGGTTCCGGCTCA contains:
- a CDS encoding TraR/DksA C4-type zinc finger protein; this encodes GTTELFNKVVKERKGTPEERKRLWGLWESIAKTMLYLPKEEFKIERVKVPPIEQAPIVESVRCSRCGELVMSTRIVYINEEPLCMRCANEKYHAIIGRGIVDVNSFRGC